Proteins found in one Candidatus Bathyarchaeota archaeon genomic segment:
- a CDS encoding helix-turn-helix domain-containing protein, whose protein sequence is MADTRYEIEVKPESTLVEVRFASSPSFTLIEQVLGQLRNYIADGYQIKLFGYINKDCNYLRAFMLALSLFGKEDRISFINKAKFSKAERRRSKILMQDLRRRGYSAKQISEELGIPLKTAYRWISKEAV, encoded by the coding sequence ATGGCTGACACGAGATATGAAATTGAGGTCAAGCCTGAAAGTACCCTAGTGGAGGTCAGGTTTGCCTCATCTCCCAGTTTCACACTGATAGAGCAAGTACTAGGTCAGCTGAGGAATTACATAGCAGATGGATATCAGATCAAGTTGTTTGGATATATAAATAAGGATTGCAATTATCTCAGAGCATTCATGTTAGCTCTCTCCTTATTCGGTAAAGAAGATAGGATATCCTTTATAAATAAGGCTAAATTTAGTAAGGCTGAAAGGAGAAGAAGTAAAATATTGATGCAGGATCTTAGAAGAAGAGGTTACAGCGCGAAACAGATATCAGAAGAGTTGGGTATACCTCTAAAGACAGCTTATAGATGGATAAGCAAAGAAGCTGTTTAA